From a region of the Paenibacillus sp. R14(2021) genome:
- a CDS encoding DUF4870 domain-containing protein, which translates to MQAPHFGPDPSSTGIDPKVVGLLCYVGCFITGILFLAIEKKSAFVKFHAMQSVIVFVTVFVLNIVLGFIPFIGWFLGLLLAPLAFILWIVCMLLALQGKWFKLPIIGDYAEQQASKF; encoded by the coding sequence ATGCAGGCACCGCATTTCGGACCCGATCCATCATCGACGGGCATCGACCCCAAAGTCGTTGGTTTGCTTTGTTACGTCGGCTGTTTCATAACAGGCATTTTATTCCTTGCCATCGAGAAGAAAAGTGCATTCGTCAAGTTCCACGCGATGCAGTCGGTCATCGTGTTTGTCACCGTGTTTGTTCTTAATATTGTGCTCGGCTTTATTCCGTTTATCGGCTGGTTTCTTGGTTTATTGCTAGCACCGCTGGCATTTATTTTATGGATTGTCTGCATGCTCCTTGCGCTTCAGGGCAAATGGTTCAAGCTGCCCATTATCGGAGACTATGCCGAGCAGCAGGCAAGCAAGTTTTAA
- a CDS encoding single-stranded DNA-binding protein yields the protein MLNRVILIGRLTKDPEMRYTPAGVAVTQFTLAVDRPFSSGGQGEQREREADFIPIVTWRQLAETCANYLRKGRLTAVEGRMQVRNYENNEGKRVYVTEIIADNVRFLESGNRDNGPREEGGNFGGGNGNGGYGGGNQGGFGGNNGGGSQGGGNRSGGTPRNNNGRDPFSDDGRPIDISEDDLPF from the coding sequence ATGTTGAACCGTGTTATTCTCATCGGCAGATTAACAAAGGATCCTGAAATGCGCTATACCCCTGCAGGCGTTGCGGTAACGCAATTTACACTTGCGGTGGATCGTCCATTTTCTAGCGGAGGCCAAGGCGAGCAGCGCGAACGCGAAGCGGATTTTATTCCAATCGTTACTTGGCGCCAGCTGGCTGAAACATGTGCCAATTATTTGCGCAAAGGCCGCTTAACGGCGGTTGAAGGCCGTATGCAGGTGCGGAATTACGAGAACAACGAAGGCAAGCGCGTCTATGTGACGGAAATCATTGCCGATAACGTGCGTTTCTTGGAATCCGGCAACCGGGATAACGGTCCGCGTGAAGAAGGCGGCAATTTCGGCGGTGGAAATGGAAACGGCGGTTACGGCGGAGGCAATCAAGGCGGCTTCGGCGGTAACAACGGCGGCGGTTCACAAGGCGGAGGCAACCGTTCAGGAGGTACACCTCGGAACAACAACGGCCGTGATCCGTTCTCGGATGACGGGCGCCCGATCGATATATCGGAAGATGATTTGCCATTCTAA
- a CDS encoding DUF4446 family protein, with protein MDQIIERPFDWITIGLLVIAVILLIRSFTLSNKLKKLRKSYSQFMDGTGVEDLEHVIIHLKQRLHEQEGGHVSLKQTVQSLGETVRRKKGNVGIHRYNAFEERGNDLSFSIAVISDEKDGMVLSGIHGRDQTFIYAKPLKEGQSKYTLTPEEIEAINLALRREA; from the coding sequence ATGGATCAAATCATTGAGCGGCCGTTTGACTGGATCACGATAGGGCTGCTTGTCATTGCTGTCATTTTACTCATTAGAAGCTTTACCCTTAGCAATAAGCTGAAAAAGCTGCGCAAGAGCTATTCGCAGTTTATGGACGGGACCGGTGTCGAGGACCTGGAGCATGTTATTATTCATCTGAAGCAGCGGCTGCATGAACAAGAGGGAGGGCATGTCAGCTTGAAACAAACCGTTCAATCACTGGGCGAAACCGTAAGAAGGAAGAAAGGAAATGTAGGCATCCATCGCTACAATGCATTTGAAGAGCGAGGAAATGATCTGAGTTTCTCCATCGCAGTCATTAGTGATGAGAAGGACGGCATGGTGCTAAGCGGGATTCATGGCCGCGATCAGACGTTTATTTATGCGAAACCGCTCAAAGAAGGGCAGTCCAAATATACACTCACACCTGAAGAAATCGAAGCCATTAATCTGGCGTTGCGACGGGAAGCGTAG
- the rpsR gene encoding 30S ribosomal protein S18, which produces MSFKQRDGGDERPERKFGGRKGRNKRRKVCFFTANKITHIDYKDTDLLRKFISERGKILPRRVTGTSAKYQRLLTIAIKRSRQVALLPYTTE; this is translated from the coding sequence ATGAGCTTTAAACAAAGAGATGGTGGCGACGAGCGTCCAGAACGCAAATTCGGCGGCCGTAAAGGCCGTAACAAACGCCGTAAAGTATGTTTCTTCACAGCTAACAAAATTACACACATTGACTATAAAGATACGGACCTGCTTCGTAAATTTATCAGCGAGCGCGGCAAAATCTTGCCACGTCGTGTAACAGGAACAAGCGCGAAGTACCAACGCCTTCTGACGATCGCTATCAAGCGTTCGCGTCAAGTTGCGCTGTTGCCTTACACAACGGAATAG
- a CDS encoding YjzC family protein, whose amino-acid sequence MGEWTEFRPGDRAPNDGTYIEIGEASFHMGVNNPKKVRLNRGDVFPATSNKDRKWKHMK is encoded by the coding sequence ATGGGTGAATGGACAGAATTCAGGCCGGGCGACCGGGCGCCAAACGATGGCACGTATATCGAGATCGGCGAAGCATCGTTCCATATGGGCGTAAACAATCCGAAGAAGGTCAGACTGAACAGAGGCGACGTTTTCCCGGCAACATCGAACAAAGACCGCAAGTGGAAACACATGAAATAA
- a CDS encoding DUF951 domain-containing protein, giving the protein MERKQFELGDIVQMKKQHPCGTNEMEIIRMGMDIRIKCVGCKHSVLIPRAKFEKNLKKVLRSAAEKVEQEGGSGSEAAE; this is encoded by the coding sequence ATGGAGAGAAAACAATTCGAGCTTGGGGATATCGTCCAGATGAAAAAACAGCACCCTTGCGGAACGAATGAAATGGAAATTATCCGCATGGGGATGGATATCCGCATTAAATGCGTAGGCTGCAAGCACAGCGTTCTTATCCCGCGGGCAAAGTTCGAGAAGAACCTCAAAAAGGTGCTTCGATCGGCTGCCGAGAAGGTTGAACAAGAGGGAGGAAGCGGTTCAGAAGCGGCCGAATGA
- the yyaC gene encoding spore protease YyaC, protein MKLPGMKETPLKVPYTEPNITGLLIHRMTYLLDNIPSDRRIVVVCVGTDRSTGDSLGPLVGTSLSKYRSPFFDLYGTLEEPVHAMNLDETLININKRTRKPFVIGIDACLGQAASVGCIQVGNGPVRPGAGVNKDLPPVGDIHITGIVNVGGFMEYFVLQNTRLHLVMRMSEIIAHSLFSAIVKCSRPTTLPVATPD, encoded by the coding sequence ATGAAATTGCCAGGAATGAAAGAAACGCCGCTGAAAGTCCCCTACACGGAGCCCAACATTACCGGCCTTCTTATTCATCGCATGACTTATCTGCTCGACAATATTCCATCCGACCGGAGAATTGTCGTCGTATGCGTTGGCACCGACCGCTCCACGGGTGATTCGCTCGGCCCACTTGTTGGAACTTCATTAAGCAAGTACCGCAGCCCCTTCTTCGATCTCTACGGCACGCTCGAGGAGCCCGTGCATGCCATGAACTTAGACGAGACGTTAATCAATATCAACAAACGTACGCGCAAGCCCTTCGTCATCGGTATTGATGCGTGTCTCGGCCAAGCTGCGAGCGTCGGCTGTATCCAAGTCGGCAACGGTCCCGTCAGACCGGGTGCCGGCGTCAACAAGGATCTGCCGCCCGTTGGAGATATCCATATTACCGGCATCGTGAATGTAGGCGGGTTTATGGAGTATTTTGTTCTGCAAAATACCAGACTTCATCTCGTCATGCGCATGTCGGAAATTATTGCTCACAGCCTATTCTCGGCGATCGTCAAATGCTCGCGTCCGACTACGCTTCCCGTCGCAACGCCAGATTAA
- a CDS encoding LCP family protein, whose product MSQPRKSRTYKWLAAIIAFVVLGVALGYYNRSALAMWGFDTFLSHSVAKKLEGSYKPLEGRPMPVETVYRKEEPFSMLLLGVDQRDKEIGRSDTMIYTVIRPIDGAILMISIPRDTYVDIVGKTTKSGEQWQDKITHAYAFGGANMSVETVEKLFGTGVNHYATINFAGFRDVINAMGGISLPITEDLVNDDADHEKFVVKAGKDLYDGTEALNYVRYREDAGGDTSRAGRHQVFLNAIMNKASNVSQWSKIPQMIEIMGSNFSTDLTPEHLIDLAKSMLQSDNRTIYSHTLKGEGHRKVSHGAWYYFADEEDLAKTSALIEAWLDPAKTKAQLPLPEDYQNKIDKPVESLSAKPADSTAKK is encoded by the coding sequence ATGTCACAGCCTCGAAAATCCAGAACATATAAATGGTTGGCTGCAATTATAGCCTTTGTCGTGCTGGGCGTCGCCCTAGGATATTACAATCGCAGTGCGCTTGCCATGTGGGGCTTTGACACGTTCTTGTCCCACAGCGTGGCGAAGAAGCTGGAAGGCTCCTACAAGCCGCTGGAAGGCCGTCCAATGCCGGTAGAGACTGTCTATAGGAAAGAGGAGCCTTTCTCCATGCTGCTCCTTGGCGTCGATCAGAGGGACAAGGAAATCGGCCGATCCGATACGATGATTTATACCGTCATCCGGCCCATAGACGGTGCGATTCTGATGATCTCCATCCCGCGTGATACGTATGTCGATATCGTCGGCAAAACAACGAAGTCCGGTGAGCAGTGGCAGGACAAGATTACGCATGCGTACGCGTTCGGCGGCGCGAATATGTCGGTTGAAACGGTGGAGAAGTTGTTTGGCACCGGAGTCAATCATTATGCTACAATTAACTTCGCGGGCTTCCGGGATGTCATTAACGCCATGGGCGGCATATCGCTTCCCATCACGGAAGATCTTGTGAATGACGATGCCGATCATGAGAAGTTCGTGGTCAAAGCAGGCAAGGATCTGTATGACGGCACAGAGGCGCTAAACTACGTACGTTACCGGGAAGATGCCGGAGGGGATACGAGCCGCGCAGGCCGCCATCAGGTGTTTCTCAATGCCATTATGAACAAAGCCTCCAATGTCAGTCAGTGGTCGAAAATTCCGCAAATGATTGAAATTATGGGCAGCAATTTCAGTACCGACCTGACGCCCGAGCACTTGATCGATTTGGCAAAAAGCATGCTGCAAAGCGACAACCGCACGATCTACAGCCATACGCTGAAAGGCGAAGGACATCGTAAAGTAAGTCACGGTGCGTGGTATTATTTTGCGGACGAAGAAGATTTGGCAAAAACCTCGGCTCTCATCGAGGCTTGGCTGGACCCGGCCAAAACGAAGGCGCAGCTGCCGCTTCCAGAGGACTATCAGAACAAAATCGACAAACCGGTGGAGTCGTTATCAGCCAAGCCGGCGGATAGCACTGCGAAGAAATAA
- the dnaB gene encoding replicative DNA helicase, giving the protein MSDELTMFDRVPPQNMEAEQAVLGAVLLQTEALITAMERLRSEDFYLPSHQLIYDAMVELGEASQPIDLVTLTAYLQDRQQLEEIGGVSYLSRLGNSVPTAANVDYYAQIVEEKSMLRRLIRTATNIVSDGYAAADDVGLMLSDAEARIMELSNRRSSSGFISIRDVLMDVFERVEHLYSNKGGSTGIPSGFTDLDKMTSGFQRNDLIIVAARPSVGKTAFALNIAQNVGVRARETVAIFSLEMSAAQLVQRMICAESNVDAGRMRTGYLEGDDWEKLTMAIGSLSEAQIYIDDTPGITVADIRAKCRRLKKERGLGMILIDYLQLIQGRGKAGENRQQEVSEISRTLKQIARELEVPVIALSQLSRGVEQRQDKRPMMSDLRESGSIEQDADIVAFLYRDDYYDKESEKKNIIEIIIAKQRNGPVGTVELAFLKNFNKFVGLDRSHQEPGHAS; this is encoded by the coding sequence ATGAGTGACGAGCTGACGATGTTTGACCGCGTGCCGCCGCAGAACATGGAAGCGGAGCAGGCGGTGCTGGGCGCGGTCTTGCTGCAAACAGAAGCGCTCATTACGGCCATGGAGCGGCTGCGGAGCGAGGACTTCTATCTGCCGTCGCATCAATTGATTTACGATGCGATGGTGGAGCTCGGCGAAGCCAGCCAGCCGATCGACTTGGTCACCCTGACGGCTTACCTGCAGGACCGGCAGCAGCTGGAGGAAATCGGCGGCGTCAGCTATTTGTCGCGGCTTGGCAACTCGGTACCGACGGCGGCGAACGTGGACTACTACGCGCAAATCGTAGAAGAAAAGTCCATGCTGCGCCGCCTTATTCGTACGGCGACCAATATCGTCTCGGACGGCTATGCCGCGGCAGACGACGTTGGCCTTATGCTGAGCGACGCGGAAGCACGCATCATGGAGCTGTCCAACCGACGCTCCAGCAGCGGATTTATATCGATCCGCGACGTGCTGATGGACGTATTCGAGCGGGTTGAGCACTTGTACTCCAACAAAGGCGGCTCGACGGGAATCCCATCGGGCTTTACCGATTTGGACAAGATGACATCCGGCTTCCAGCGCAATGACTTGATCATCGTTGCGGCGCGTCCTTCTGTAGGGAAGACGGCGTTCGCGCTGAATATTGCCCAGAACGTAGGCGTTCGTGCCCGCGAGACGGTCGCGATCTTCAGTCTCGAGATGTCCGCAGCCCAGCTCGTGCAGCGGATGATCTGCGCCGAATCCAACGTCGACGCGGGCCGCATGCGTACAGGGTATCTGGAAGGCGACGATTGGGAAAAACTAACGATGGCGATCGGCTCGCTCTCGGAAGCGCAAATCTACATCGACGATACGCCGGGCATTACAGTGGCCGATATTCGGGCGAAGTGCCGTCGGCTCAAGAAGGAACGCGGCCTTGGCATGATTCTGATCGACTACCTGCAGCTCATCCAAGGGCGGGGCAAGGCCGGCGAGAACCGGCAGCAGGAAGTATCCGAGATTTCCCGTACGCTGAAACAGATCGCGCGTGAGCTGGAAGTGCCGGTTATCGCGCTGTCGCAGTTGAGCCGGGGCGTTGAGCAGCGGCAGGACAAGCGTCCGATGATGTCTGACCTTCGGGAATCCGGTTCCATCGAGCAGGATGCCGATATCGTAGCGTTTCTATACCGGGACGATTACTACGATAAGGAATCGGAGAAGAAAAATATCATCGAAATCATTATCGCCAAACAGCGGAACGGTCCTGTCGGCACCGTTGAGCTTGCTTTCTTGAAAAATTTCAATAAATTTGTCGGCTTGGACCGTTCCCATCAGGAACCGGGCCACGCATCCTAG
- the rplI gene encoding 50S ribosomal protein L9, with the protein MKVIFLQDVKGQGKKGEIKEVSEGYVRNFLFPKNLAKPASDGNLKTLDLQNAAEKRKKEKEKEDAQALASRLEALKVVVKTKAGEGGRLFGAITSKQIAEALEAQGVKIDKRKIELEEPIRTLGVTQVTVKLHPEVKAKLSVHASEE; encoded by the coding sequence ATGAAAGTGATTTTTCTGCAAGACGTAAAAGGACAGGGCAAGAAGGGCGAAATCAAGGAAGTCTCTGAAGGGTACGTGCGTAATTTCTTGTTCCCGAAAAACCTTGCAAAGCCGGCATCGGACGGCAACCTGAAGACGCTGGACCTGCAGAACGCGGCAGAGAAGCGCAAAAAAGAGAAAGAGAAGGAAGATGCGCAGGCGCTGGCTAGCCGCTTGGAAGCATTGAAAGTCGTCGTGAAGACCAAAGCCGGCGAAGGCGGCCGTCTGTTCGGCGCCATTACGAGCAAGCAAATCGCCGAGGCGCTTGAGGCGCAGGGCGTGAAGATCGACAAACGCAAGATTGAGCTGGAAGAGCCGATCCGTACGCTGGGTGTTACGCAGGTAACGGTGAAGCTGCATCCCGAAGTGAAAGCGAAGCTGAGCGTCCATGCCTCGGAAGAATAA
- a CDS encoding DUF3343 domain-containing protein encodes MLIAFDSTQQALRAEMLLEYADIEIDIRPTPKQITAGCALSIEFPDESLEAAKAVIVQERVEIRGIFRQVDERYEPVDLQG; translated from the coding sequence ATGTTGATTGCATTCGACTCCACGCAGCAGGCGCTGCGGGCAGAGATGCTATTAGAATATGCTGATATTGAGATAGACATCCGTCCAACCCCCAAGCAAATAACAGCGGGCTGTGCTCTCTCAATTGAATTTCCGGACGAGAGTTTAGAAGCGGCAAAAGCAGTGATCGTTCAGGAACGGGTAGAAATCAGGGGGATATTTCGGCAGGTTGATGAACGATATGAACCGGTTGATTTGCAAGGGTAA
- the rpsF gene encoding 30S ribosomal protein S6, with the protein MRKYEVMYIIRPDVEQESVQALTDKFQAIIGNGGEIIKHDVIGKRRLAYEINKVRDGIYVLVHFNATPAVVAELDRVMKISDEVIRSLITKDVA; encoded by the coding sequence ATGCGCAAATACGAAGTGATGTACATCATTCGTCCGGATGTGGAACAAGAGTCGGTACAAGCCCTGACTGACAAGTTCCAAGCAATCATCGGAAACGGCGGAGAGATCATTAAGCATGACGTGATCGGTAAACGCCGCCTTGCGTATGAGATCAATAAGGTTCGTGACGGTATTTACGTTCTCGTTCATTTCAATGCAACTCCAGCAGTTGTAGCTGAACTTGACCGCGTCATGAAAATTTCGGATGAAGTTATCCGATCCCTGATCACTAAAGATGTAGCCTAG
- a CDS encoding DUF2232 domain-containing protein, with amino-acid sequence MKTGLKSILWSAAALLLLLAIAVPLLNAVALVVMMVPMVMLYTTLSKRSFALHMAVVYGIGVVVLGPAALIVGLFFLVPSIVMGHMYRKGSPARKTLTAVILTLLAQLLLELVLFDVLFDFSLLREIRSVIVGTVDSLNQQGLMPSVWTAEVTESYIQNLIHSIPLFLFVSSFMLAVLAHAIAGPALRASGITIPRLQPAREWKLPRIFVIYYLIVLVADMAVPNNGTSFMTVALHNLVPLMQLVFSIQAMGFFFFLAHERKWNKSIPVLLSIIVAIFPPFSLIGVLDAAFPIRRAFKKS; translated from the coding sequence TTGAAAACCGGTTTGAAATCCATACTGTGGAGCGCCGCGGCACTGCTGCTGCTACTTGCGATCGCCGTGCCGCTGCTGAATGCGGTCGCATTGGTCGTCATGATGGTACCCATGGTTATGTTGTACACGACGCTGTCGAAACGCTCGTTTGCACTGCATATGGCAGTTGTATACGGCATCGGCGTCGTTGTTTTGGGCCCGGCCGCGCTGATTGTAGGCTTGTTCTTCTTGGTGCCATCTATTGTGATGGGGCATATGTACCGCAAGGGTTCGCCTGCACGCAAGACGCTGACGGCCGTCATTCTGACGCTGCTTGCACAGTTGCTGCTGGAGCTTGTGCTCTTCGATGTCCTCTTCGACTTCTCGCTGCTGCGGGAAATTCGCAGCGTCATCGTCGGGACGGTGGACAGCTTAAACCAGCAAGGGCTGATGCCAAGCGTGTGGACGGCCGAAGTTACAGAGTCCTACATCCAGAATCTCATTCATTCTATTCCGTTGTTTCTCTTTGTCTCATCGTTCATGCTGGCGGTGCTTGCGCATGCCATTGCAGGGCCTGCGCTCCGCGCGTCGGGAATAACCATTCCCCGGCTGCAGCCGGCAAGAGAATGGAAGCTGCCGCGAATTTTTGTCATTTACTATTTAATCGTCTTGGTAGCGGATATGGCTGTGCCGAACAACGGTACTTCGTTCATGACGGTGGCGCTTCATAATTTGGTTCCGCTGATGCAGCTCGTCTTCTCCATTCAGGCGATGGGATTCTTCTTCTTCCTGGCGCATGAGCGAAAATGGAATAAGTCGATTCCGGTGCTGTTGTCCATTATCGTTGCGATTTTTCCGCCGTTTAGCTTGATCGGGGTGCTGGATGCAGCCTTTCCGATCCGAAGAGCGTTTAAGAAATCGTGA
- a CDS encoding DHH family phosphoesterase encodes MPKFLIKRWHGMHHLWAFVLMILLTVALAAYEWKLGMVGLLLSGAIGVYSVMAERAFRRDLKMYLGTLSYRVKKAGNEVISDLPFGIILYNEEKTVEWHNAFVTHMLERESVVGESLEDLFPSLSQAKEREGTMEAAIGGSIYELMFRFDERLLYLRDITQRWQLAKRYEEEKLALGIVMMDNLEEVTQGMDDQQRSTLLSKATAEITEWASKFHVYLKRLTSDRYLVITDQRTLKQLELSRFVLLDEVREITAENKIPMTLSVGFAAGAESIVELGHWAQTSLDIALGRGGDQAAVRIGQRQSFYGGKSNAVEKRTRVRARVVAHALRDLMRDSDRVVIMGHKMPDMDAIGAAIGVLKAALLFNKEAYIVLEGINPAIQKMMEMLKEDERFAKRFISPEHALGIVDHKTLVVVVDTHKASMVKEPRLLALTDRIVVVDHHRRGEEFISNTILVYMEPYASSTCELITELLQYIHDRVLLDVKEATALLAGITVDTKSFSLRTGSRTFEAASFLRRNGADSTLIQRMLKEDLTEYIKKAEMIKLAEIVYDHIAIAVTEQGRQYSQLLIAQTADTLLNMTDVLASFVIGERPDGLIGISARSLGHMNVQVVMERMGGGGHLTNAAAQMEGTAIEAAQRLKQVLRELNTEEGLFE; translated from the coding sequence ATGCCAAAGTTTTTAATTAAACGATGGCACGGGATGCACCATTTGTGGGCGTTCGTGCTGATGATTTTGTTGACGGTGGCGCTTGCGGCGTACGAATGGAAGCTCGGCATGGTCGGACTTCTGTTGTCCGGCGCCATAGGCGTGTATTCCGTCATGGCAGAGCGGGCGTTCCGCCGAGATCTGAAGATGTACCTCGGGACGCTGTCCTATCGCGTGAAGAAGGCTGGTAATGAAGTCATCAGCGACTTGCCGTTCGGTATTATTCTCTATAACGAAGAAAAGACCGTGGAATGGCATAATGCGTTCGTCACGCACATGCTGGAGCGGGAGTCCGTCGTTGGCGAGTCACTGGAAGACTTATTCCCTTCGCTATCGCAGGCGAAGGAGCGGGAAGGCACGATGGAGGCGGCAATTGGCGGCTCCATCTACGAGCTGATGTTTCGCTTCGACGAGCGGCTGCTGTATTTGCGCGATATTACGCAGCGCTGGCAGCTGGCGAAGCGCTACGAGGAAGAGAAGCTTGCGCTTGGCATCGTCATGATGGATAACCTGGAAGAGGTTACACAGGGGATGGATGACCAGCAGCGGAGCACGCTCTTGTCCAAGGCAACCGCCGAGATTACGGAGTGGGCGAGCAAATTCCATGTCTACCTGAAGCGGCTTACGTCAGACCGCTATCTTGTCATTACGGATCAGCGGACGCTGAAGCAGCTGGAGCTGTCTCGCTTCGTGCTGCTTGATGAGGTGCGCGAGATTACCGCGGAGAACAAAATTCCGATGACGCTCAGCGTCGGGTTCGCAGCCGGCGCAGAGAGCATCGTCGAGCTTGGCCACTGGGCGCAGACGAGTCTCGACATCGCGCTCGGCCGCGGCGGCGATCAGGCGGCGGTCAGAATCGGCCAGCGGCAATCGTTCTACGGCGGCAAATCCAATGCCGTAGAGAAGCGCACACGCGTGCGTGCGCGCGTCGTGGCGCATGCGCTTCGCGACCTGATGCGCGACAGCGACCGTGTGGTCATCATGGGGCATAAGATGCCGGATATGGACGCGATCGGAGCGGCCATCGGCGTGTTGAAGGCCGCGCTGCTGTTCAACAAGGAAGCGTATATCGTGCTGGAAGGCATCAATCCTGCGATTCAGAAGATGATGGAGATGCTGAAGGAAGACGAACGCTTCGCCAAGCGGTTCATCTCGCCGGAGCATGCGCTTGGCATTGTGGACCATAAGACGCTCGTCGTCGTCGTCGACACACACAAAGCGTCGATGGTGAAGGAGCCGAGGCTGTTGGCGCTGACAGACCGAATCGTCGTCGTCGACCATCACCGACGCGGCGAGGAGTTCATCTCAAATACAATCCTGGTCTATATGGAGCCATATGCCTCGTCTACGTGCGAATTGATAACGGAGCTTCTGCAGTACATTCACGACCGAGTACTGCTGGATGTGAAGGAAGCGACTGCGCTGCTGGCGGGCATCACGGTCGATACGAAGAGCTTCTCGCTTCGCACCGGCTCACGGACTTTCGAAGCGGCCTCTTTCCTTCGCCGCAACGGCGCGGATTCCACGCTCATCCAGCGGATGCTGAAGGAAGACCTAACTGAATATATCAAGAAAGCGGAAATGATCAAGCTCGCGGAAATCGTCTATGATCATATCGCTATTGCCGTGACGGAGCAGGGACGCCAATATTCACAGCTCCTTATCGCACAGACGGCGGATACGCTGCTCAATATGACGGACGTTCTGGCTTCCTTCGTCATCGGCGAACGGCCAGACGGATTAATCGGCATCAGCGCACGGTCGCTGGGCCACATGAACGTGCAGGTTGTCATGGAAAGAATGGGCGGCGGCGGTCACTTGACGAATGCCGCGGCTCAGATGGAAGGCACCGCAATCGAAGCGGCGCAGCGTCTGAAGCAGGTGCTGCGCGAACTCAATACGGAAGAGGGGTTATTTGAATGA
- a CDS encoding CBS domain-containing protein: protein MNIAFFLLPKQEVVWLTMDATLRQTLERMEHHRYTAVPILDNEGHYAGTLTEGDLLWYMKNNPQVTFEQTNKIKLSEVQMRLANRSVLIDANMEDLVSLAKVQNFVPVIDDMNRFIGIVRRSDIIDYCEAIIVKAIEAKKEMAAG, encoded by the coding sequence ATGAATATCGCATTTTTCTTATTACCGAAACAAGAAGTAGTGTGGCTGACCATGGATGCGACGCTTCGGCAAACGCTCGAGCGTATGGAGCATCACCGTTACACGGCAGTGCCGATTCTGGACAATGAAGGGCATTATGCCGGTACATTGACGGAAGGCGATTTGCTCTGGTACATGAAGAACAACCCGCAGGTAACGTTCGAACAGACGAACAAAATCAAGCTTTCAGAAGTACAGATGCGGCTCGCTAACCGCTCCGTCCTCATTGATGCCAATATGGAAGACCTTGTATCGCTGGCCAAGGTGCAAAATTTCGTGCCGGTGATTGATGATATGAACCGGTTCATCGGCATCGTTCGCCGCAGCGACATTATTGATTATTGCGAAGCCATCATCGTTAAAGCGATTGAAGCCAAGAAAGAAATGGCCGCAGGTTGA